The segment TTATTCGTGGCACTGGTTATGGGAAGTCTGCTCGCAGCACGACGACAATAATCAGGAAAAGGATCAGAACGTGAAATAATCAACTCCTCCCTCTTTTTTTGTAACTGTTTTCCGGGATTTGTTGCTGGGAGTAATCTATAGGTCCATGCCCGGTAAATCATTGGGTACTATGTCGGATCAACTGTTACCATACCTGGAGGCTGTGTATGGTCTGGTAAATGTTGGCATTTTTATTCTTTATGGATTTGATAAAATGCAGGCACGTCGAGAAAAATGGAGGATATCTGAAAAGAATCTTCTCATTGGATCTGTCTTTGGTCCCTTTGGTGCCTTTCTGGCAATGCAGATATTCAGACATAAAACTCAGAAGATGAAGTTCTCTCTTCTGGTTCCTGCAATCAT is part of the Methanospirillum lacunae genome and harbors:
- a CDS encoding DUF1294 domain-containing protein; this encodes MSDQLLPYLEAVYGLVNVGIFILYGFDKMQARREKWRISEKNLLIGSVFGPFGAFLAMQIFRHKTQKMKFSLLVPAIMIIHVILITLLLIKGW